Proteins encoded together in one Calonectris borealis chromosome W, bCalBor7.hap1.2, whole genome shotgun sequence window:
- the LOC142075132 gene encoding mothers against decapentaplegic homolog 4 isoform X4, with protein MDNMSITNTPTSNDACLSIVHSLMCHRQGGESETFAKRAIESLVKKLKEKKDELDSLITAITTNGAHPSKCVTIQRTLDGRLQVAGRKGFPHVIYARLWRWPDLHKNELKHVKYCQYAFDLKCDSVCVNPYHYERVVSPGIDLSGLTLQSSAPSSMLVKDEYVHDYEGQPSLSSAEGHSVQTIQHPPSNRASTEPYSTPAMLAPTEASTTSTTNFPNIPVASTSQPTSILTGSHSDGLLQIASGPQPGTQQNGFTAQPATYHHNSTTTWTGSRTAAYTPTIPHHQNGHLQHHPPMHPGHYWPVHNELAFQPPISNHPAPEYWCSIAYFEMDVQVGETFKVPSSCPIVTVDGYVDPSGGDRFCLGQLSNVHRTEAIERARLHIGKGVQLECKGEGDVWVRCLSDHAVFVQSYYLDREAGRAPGDAVHKIYPSAYIKVFDLRQCHRQMQQQAATAQAAAAAQAAAVAGNIPGPGSVGGIAPAITKLCVL; from the exons ATGGACAATATGTCTATTACTAACACGCCAACAAGTAATGATGCTTGTCTGAGCATTGTTCACAGCTTGATGTGCCATCGACAAGGTGGAGAGAGTGAAACTTTTGCAAAACGCGCAATTGAAAGTTTAGTTAAAAagctaaaggagaaaaaagatgaaTTGGATTCTTTGATTACAGCTATAACCACAAATGGAGCTCATCCTAGCAAGTGTGTTACAATACAGAGAACGCTGGATGGGAGGCTTCAG GTGGCTGGTCGCAAGGGATTCCCTCATGTGATTTACGCTCGTCTTTGGAGGTGGCCTGATCTTCATAAAAATGAACTCAAGCATGTTAAATATTGTCAGTATGCTTTTGACTTAAAATGTGACAGTGTCTGTGTAAATCCTTACCATTATGAGCGTGTAGTATCGCCTGGCATCG atCTCTCAGGACTGACACTACAGAGTTCTG CTCCGTCAAGCATGTTGGTGAAAGACGAATACGTTCATGACTACGAGGGGCAGCCGTCATTGTCTTCTGCCGAAGGCCATTCAGTCCAAACCATCCAGCATCCACCAAGTAACAGGGCATCTACAGAGCCTTATAGCACCCCAGCCATGTTAGCTCCTACTGAGGCTAGCACTACCAGCACCACTAATTTTCCCAACATTCCTGTGGCTTCAACAA GTCAACCTACCAGTATATTGACAGGTAGCCATAGTGATGGACTCTTACAGATTGCTTCAGGGCCTCAGCCAGGAACTCAGCAGAATGGGTTTACAGCTCAGCCAGCTACTTACCATCACA atAGTACTACAACTTGGACTGGAAGTCGGACGGCAGCCTACACACCTACCATACCTCACCACCAGAATGGCCATCTTCAGCATCATCCACCTATGCATCCTGGACATTACT ggccAGTTCACAATGAACTTGCATTCCAGCCTCCTATATCAAATCATCCTG CTCCAGAATATTGGTGTTCAATCGCATATTTTGAAATGGACGTGCAAGTTGGGGAAACATTTAAGGTCCCTTCAAGCTGTCCAATTGTTACTGTTGATGGATATGTGGATCCTTCTGGAGGAGACCGTTTTTGCCTGGGCCAGCTTTCCAACGTGCATAGAACAGAAGCCATTGAGAGAGCAAG GTTGCACATAGGTAAAGGCGTGCAGCTGGAGTGCAAAGGAGAAGGTGACGTGTGGGTTAGATGCCTCAGTGACCATGCGGTCTTCGTTCAGAGTTACTACCTGGACAGAGAAGCAGGACGTGCACCAGGGGATGCTGTTCACAAGATTTACCCAAGTGCATATATAAAG gtgtttgaTTTACGCCAATGTCATCGTCAGATGCAACAGCAGGCTGCCACTgcccaagctgctgctgctgctcaagcTGCAGCAGTAGCAGGAAACATCCCTGGACCAGGATCAGTAGGTGGAATAGCCCCAGCCATTA
- the LOC142075132 gene encoding mothers against decapentaplegic homolog 4 isoform X2, protein MDNMSITNTPTSNDACLSIVHSLMCHRQGGESETFAKRAIESLVKKLKEKKDELDSLITAITTNGAHPSKCVTIQRTLDGRLQVAGRKGFPHVIYARLWRWPDLHKNELKHVKYCQYAFDLKCDSVCVNPYHYERVVSPGIDLSGLTLQSSAPSSMLVKDEYVHDYEGQPSLSSAEGHSVQTIQHPPSNRASTEPYSTPAMLAPTEASTTSTTNFPNIPVASTNSTTTWTGSRTAAYTPTIPHHQNGHLQHHPPMHPGHYWPVHNELAFQPPISNHPAPEYWCSIAYFEMDVQVGETFKVPSSCPIVTVDGYVDPSGGDRFCLGQLSNVHRTEAIERARLHIGKGVQLECKGEGDVWVRCLSDHAVFVQSYYLDREAGRAPGDAVHKIYPSAYIKVFDLRQCHRQMQQQAATAQAAAAAQAAAVAGNIPGPGSVGGIAPAISLSAAAGIGVDDLRRLCILRMSFVKGWGPDYPRQSIKETPCWIEIHLHRALQLLDEVLHTMPIADPQPLD, encoded by the exons ATGGACAATATGTCTATTACTAACACGCCAACAAGTAATGATGCTTGTCTGAGCATTGTTCACAGCTTGATGTGCCATCGACAAGGTGGAGAGAGTGAAACTTTTGCAAAACGCGCAATTGAAAGTTTAGTTAAAAagctaaaggagaaaaaagatgaaTTGGATTCTTTGATTACAGCTATAACCACAAATGGAGCTCATCCTAGCAAGTGTGTTACAATACAGAGAACGCTGGATGGGAGGCTTCAG GTGGCTGGTCGCAAGGGATTCCCTCATGTGATTTACGCTCGTCTTTGGAGGTGGCCTGATCTTCATAAAAATGAACTCAAGCATGTTAAATATTGTCAGTATGCTTTTGACTTAAAATGTGACAGTGTCTGTGTAAATCCTTACCATTATGAGCGTGTAGTATCGCCTGGCATCG atCTCTCAGGACTGACACTACAGAGTTCTG CTCCGTCAAGCATGTTGGTGAAAGACGAATACGTTCATGACTACGAGGGGCAGCCGTCATTGTCTTCTGCCGAAGGCCATTCAGTCCAAACCATCCAGCATCCACCAAGTAACAGGGCATCTACAGAGCCTTATAGCACCCCAGCCATGTTAGCTCCTACTGAGGCTAGCACTACCAGCACCACTAATTTTCCCAACATTCCTGTGGCTTCAACAA atAGTACTACAACTTGGACTGGAAGTCGGACGGCAGCCTACACACCTACCATACCTCACCACCAGAATGGCCATCTTCAGCATCATCCACCTATGCATCCTGGACATTACT ggccAGTTCACAATGAACTTGCATTCCAGCCTCCTATATCAAATCATCCTG CTCCAGAATATTGGTGTTCAATCGCATATTTTGAAATGGACGTGCAAGTTGGGGAAACATTTAAGGTCCCTTCAAGCTGTCCAATTGTTACTGTTGATGGATATGTGGATCCTTCTGGAGGAGACCGTTTTTGCCTGGGCCAGCTTTCCAACGTGCATAGAACAGAAGCCATTGAGAGAGCAAG GTTGCACATAGGTAAAGGCGTGCAGCTGGAGTGCAAAGGAGAAGGTGACGTGTGGGTTAGATGCCTCAGTGACCATGCGGTCTTCGTTCAGAGTTACTACCTGGACAGAGAAGCAGGACGTGCACCAGGGGATGCTGTTCACAAGATTTACCCAAGTGCATATATAAAG gtgtttgaTTTACGCCAATGTCATCGTCAGATGCAACAGCAGGCTGCCACTgcccaagctgctgctgctgctcaagcTGCAGCAGTAGCAGGAAACATCCCTGGACCAGGATCAGTAGGTGGAATAGCCCCAGCCATTA GTTTGTCAGCTGCTGCTGGAATTGGTGTAGATGACCTTCGCCGCTTATGCATACTCAGGATGAGTTTTGTAAAAGGTTGGGGACCTGATTACCCAAGACAGAGCATCAAAGAGACACCGTGCTGGATTGAAATTCACTTACACCGTGCCCTCCAGCTTCTAGATGAAGTACTTCATACCATGCCTATTGCAGACCCACAACCTTTAGACTGA
- the LOC142075132 gene encoding mothers against decapentaplegic homolog 4 isoform X3: MDNMSITNTPTSNDACLSIVHSLMCHRQGGESETFAKRAIESLVKKLKEKKDELDSLITAITTNGAHPSKCVTIQRTLDGRLQVAGRKGFPHVIYARLWRWPDLHKNELKHVKYCQYAFDLKCDSVCVNPYHYERVVSPGIDLSGLTLQSSAPSSMLVKDEYVHDYEGQPSLSSAEGHSVQTIQHPPSNRASTEPYSTPAMLAPTEASTTSTTNFPNIPVASTSQPTSILTGSHSDGLLQIASGPQPGTQQNGFTAQPATYHHNSTTTWTGSRTAAYTPTIPHHQNGHLQHHPPMHPGHYWPVHNELAFQPPISNHPAPEYWCSIAYFEMDVQVGETFKVPSSCPIVTVDGYVDPSGGDRFCLGQLSNVHRTEAIERARLHIGKGVQLECKGEGDVWVRCLSDHAVFVQSYYLDREAGRAPGDAVHKIYPSAYIKVFDLRQCHRQMQQQAATAQAAAAAQAAAVAGNIPGPGSVGGIAPAIICPKSKLLQILEEHFQ; the protein is encoded by the exons ATGGACAATATGTCTATTACTAACACGCCAACAAGTAATGATGCTTGTCTGAGCATTGTTCACAGCTTGATGTGCCATCGACAAGGTGGAGAGAGTGAAACTTTTGCAAAACGCGCAATTGAAAGTTTAGTTAAAAagctaaaggagaaaaaagatgaaTTGGATTCTTTGATTACAGCTATAACCACAAATGGAGCTCATCCTAGCAAGTGTGTTACAATACAGAGAACGCTGGATGGGAGGCTTCAG GTGGCTGGTCGCAAGGGATTCCCTCATGTGATTTACGCTCGTCTTTGGAGGTGGCCTGATCTTCATAAAAATGAACTCAAGCATGTTAAATATTGTCAGTATGCTTTTGACTTAAAATGTGACAGTGTCTGTGTAAATCCTTACCATTATGAGCGTGTAGTATCGCCTGGCATCG atCTCTCAGGACTGACACTACAGAGTTCTG CTCCGTCAAGCATGTTGGTGAAAGACGAATACGTTCATGACTACGAGGGGCAGCCGTCATTGTCTTCTGCCGAAGGCCATTCAGTCCAAACCATCCAGCATCCACCAAGTAACAGGGCATCTACAGAGCCTTATAGCACCCCAGCCATGTTAGCTCCTACTGAGGCTAGCACTACCAGCACCACTAATTTTCCCAACATTCCTGTGGCTTCAACAA GTCAACCTACCAGTATATTGACAGGTAGCCATAGTGATGGACTCTTACAGATTGCTTCAGGGCCTCAGCCAGGAACTCAGCAGAATGGGTTTACAGCTCAGCCAGCTACTTACCATCACA atAGTACTACAACTTGGACTGGAAGTCGGACGGCAGCCTACACACCTACCATACCTCACCACCAGAATGGCCATCTTCAGCATCATCCACCTATGCATCCTGGACATTACT ggccAGTTCACAATGAACTTGCATTCCAGCCTCCTATATCAAATCATCCTG CTCCAGAATATTGGTGTTCAATCGCATATTTTGAAATGGACGTGCAAGTTGGGGAAACATTTAAGGTCCCTTCAAGCTGTCCAATTGTTACTGTTGATGGATATGTGGATCCTTCTGGAGGAGACCGTTTTTGCCTGGGCCAGCTTTCCAACGTGCATAGAACAGAAGCCATTGAGAGAGCAAG GTTGCACATAGGTAAAGGCGTGCAGCTGGAGTGCAAAGGAGAAGGTGACGTGTGGGTTAGATGCCTCAGTGACCATGCGGTCTTCGTTCAGAGTTACTACCTGGACAGAGAAGCAGGACGTGCACCAGGGGATGCTGTTCACAAGATTTACCCAAGTGCATATATAAAG gtgtttgaTTTACGCCAATGTCATCGTCAGATGCAACAGCAGGCTGCCACTgcccaagctgctgctgctgctcaagcTGCAGCAGTAGCAGGAAACATCCCTGGACCAGGATCAGTAGGTGGAATAGCCCCAGCCATTA
- the LOC142075132 gene encoding mothers against decapentaplegic homolog 4 isoform X1 has translation MDNMSITNTPTSNDACLSIVHSLMCHRQGGESETFAKRAIESLVKKLKEKKDELDSLITAITTNGAHPSKCVTIQRTLDGRLQVAGRKGFPHVIYARLWRWPDLHKNELKHVKYCQYAFDLKCDSVCVNPYHYERVVSPGIDLSGLTLQSSAPSSMLVKDEYVHDYEGQPSLSSAEGHSVQTIQHPPSNRASTEPYSTPAMLAPTEASTTSTTNFPNIPVASTSQPTSILTGSHSDGLLQIASGPQPGTQQNGFTAQPATYHHNSTTTWTGSRTAAYTPTIPHHQNGHLQHHPPMHPGHYWPVHNELAFQPPISNHPAPEYWCSIAYFEMDVQVGETFKVPSSCPIVTVDGYVDPSGGDRFCLGQLSNVHRTEAIERARLHIGKGVQLECKGEGDVWVRCLSDHAVFVQSYYLDREAGRAPGDAVHKIYPSAYIKVFDLRQCHRQMQQQAATAQAAAAAQAAAVAGNIPGPGSVGGIAPAISLSAAAGIGVDDLRRLCILRMSFVKGWGPDYPRQSIKETPCWIEIHLHRALQLLDEVLHTMPIADPQPLD, from the exons ATGGACAATATGTCTATTACTAACACGCCAACAAGTAATGATGCTTGTCTGAGCATTGTTCACAGCTTGATGTGCCATCGACAAGGTGGAGAGAGTGAAACTTTTGCAAAACGCGCAATTGAAAGTTTAGTTAAAAagctaaaggagaaaaaagatgaaTTGGATTCTTTGATTACAGCTATAACCACAAATGGAGCTCATCCTAGCAAGTGTGTTACAATACAGAGAACGCTGGATGGGAGGCTTCAG GTGGCTGGTCGCAAGGGATTCCCTCATGTGATTTACGCTCGTCTTTGGAGGTGGCCTGATCTTCATAAAAATGAACTCAAGCATGTTAAATATTGTCAGTATGCTTTTGACTTAAAATGTGACAGTGTCTGTGTAAATCCTTACCATTATGAGCGTGTAGTATCGCCTGGCATCG atCTCTCAGGACTGACACTACAGAGTTCTG CTCCGTCAAGCATGTTGGTGAAAGACGAATACGTTCATGACTACGAGGGGCAGCCGTCATTGTCTTCTGCCGAAGGCCATTCAGTCCAAACCATCCAGCATCCACCAAGTAACAGGGCATCTACAGAGCCTTATAGCACCCCAGCCATGTTAGCTCCTACTGAGGCTAGCACTACCAGCACCACTAATTTTCCCAACATTCCTGTGGCTTCAACAA GTCAACCTACCAGTATATTGACAGGTAGCCATAGTGATGGACTCTTACAGATTGCTTCAGGGCCTCAGCCAGGAACTCAGCAGAATGGGTTTACAGCTCAGCCAGCTACTTACCATCACA atAGTACTACAACTTGGACTGGAAGTCGGACGGCAGCCTACACACCTACCATACCTCACCACCAGAATGGCCATCTTCAGCATCATCCACCTATGCATCCTGGACATTACT ggccAGTTCACAATGAACTTGCATTCCAGCCTCCTATATCAAATCATCCTG CTCCAGAATATTGGTGTTCAATCGCATATTTTGAAATGGACGTGCAAGTTGGGGAAACATTTAAGGTCCCTTCAAGCTGTCCAATTGTTACTGTTGATGGATATGTGGATCCTTCTGGAGGAGACCGTTTTTGCCTGGGCCAGCTTTCCAACGTGCATAGAACAGAAGCCATTGAGAGAGCAAG GTTGCACATAGGTAAAGGCGTGCAGCTGGAGTGCAAAGGAGAAGGTGACGTGTGGGTTAGATGCCTCAGTGACCATGCGGTCTTCGTTCAGAGTTACTACCTGGACAGAGAAGCAGGACGTGCACCAGGGGATGCTGTTCACAAGATTTACCCAAGTGCATATATAAAG gtgtttgaTTTACGCCAATGTCATCGTCAGATGCAACAGCAGGCTGCCACTgcccaagctgctgctgctgctcaagcTGCAGCAGTAGCAGGAAACATCCCTGGACCAGGATCAGTAGGTGGAATAGCCCCAGCCATTA GTTTGTCAGCTGCTGCTGGAATTGGTGTAGATGACCTTCGCCGCTTATGCATACTCAGGATGAGTTTTGTAAAAGGTTGGGGACCTGATTACCCAAGACAGAGCATCAAAGAGACACCGTGCTGGATTGAAATTCACTTACACCGTGCCCTCCAGCTTCTAGATGAAGTACTTCATACCATGCCTATTGCAGACCCACAACCTTTAGACTGA